The Pelodiscus sinensis isolate JC-2024 chromosome 4, ASM4963464v1, whole genome shotgun sequence genomic sequence tcccctgcagctcccaggcaacacagCGGgaaggagctgcgagcccttccaattgcttctatttaaaggactcacGCCCTAGCAGCTGTCAggaaggcgcaagccctttaaacagaagtagttgaaagggcttgcagcaaCCAGCTCCCCAatgtgttgcctgggagctgcagaggcgtgagccctttcaaaTGCTTCTATCTAAAGAGCTTGTGCCTCCTAGACAGCTGCCaccgcgttgcctggcagcctacTGGCAGGCAGAAACAAATGAAAGGACTTGCACCTCCCAGCGGCACACAGGCAACACGCTAACGGTGGGGTTGGGAgccttttcaactgcttctatttaaagagctcacGCTTTCCCCGAAGCTGCTAATATATTGTCTGGTCGCTGTGGGGAAGATGCAAGCATTTTAAATAGAAGGAATTGAAGGGGCTTGCACATCCTTGGCTCCAGGCAACATGTTGGGGGGGGGCCGCGAACTGCTGTGTGAGCTGGATGAAAGAGCTAGGCGAGTCGGATCCAGCCCGCTGACaggctcttgcccagccctgtcaTATATCCTGCTTCATTTAGTAATATTTAACCCCGTGAGTTGCCTGTGATTAACCAAAACATTAATAGCGATTAATTGCAATTTAAATTTTGctgttaaaaaaaacagaataccaattgacattttttaaatattttgcacatttttcgacatttttaaatatattcatttcaactacaacacagaatgcaaagtgtAGAGAGCTCACTTTGTAATCAgaaatataaatatttgcactttaATCTacactattataaaaggagaggtgtccatcatgccatctgtcacagagaacatttgaaaagacttgagaagtttctggGGGGAAAAGgtttcagccccaccccttccagggcggCCCTGTCCCCCCCATGGGAGGAGAGAAGCAATGAGTGGAGTGCACTTGCCCCCCTCCGCACAGGAAGGAAAAAAGCATGCACACTCCAGCCCCTGACAATGGGGAGGGGATGAATGTGTGTCCCGGCATATTGTACAATATGTACAATAGTAGGGCCAACAAACCTTAGCCCTTCCTGTGAAGAAAAATAAcaaagggagggggtgaggtctgCAGAAAGCTTGGACCCCCTgcagatgggctgctgccaccccatgttgctgcctctatatcagaggcagcagagcagaaggactgcgaggggagctagtttttaaacaggctccccttgcggactggctcctgcctggcaccctgcactgcttcctctgatacactTTAAACAAGTATGGCCTCTTCACTCATaagaatttaaaagaacttctCTTAAAACCCACAAAATGTCTAATTTTCAGTTATCCCACCAAGGAACCACTTCGTTTACTGAAAATTAGAAAGGCCTTGGGActgatttaaaaggaaaaaaacagaaatttaCATAGATTGGCTAAGTGAAAACTAAAAGGGGAACATGATAAAAGTATACAGCATTGAAGGATGTAATCTCTAAGATTATGTAGGGAAGTGCAAGGGTAAACTTATTAAATCAGATTAATAAAAGATTATAAATTGGAAGCTAAGGACACCAGTGAACTACAGATGGGCACTGCTTTTTCCTGGATCATTTCTTAGGAAGTGTTTTCTAAACAGATTCCACCTTTGGAGACTAAGAAAATCTGGGATTTAAACGCACCAGTGTGAATCCGCAGGTGGTTCTTCAGATTCCCAGCCGTTGTGAACTGCTTCCCACAGCCCACTTCAGTGCAGACAAATGGTTTCTCGCCATTGTGAGTTCGCATGTGCACCTTCAGCCTCTGCAGGACatagaagcttttcccacagcctTCTGCTGGGCAGGTGAAGGAACGATCATTCCTGAGAGGCAACAAAAGAACTGCAACACCGGGTTATGAAACAATGTATTTTCTCAAGGACATTTAactggggatgtaaaattccacttaactggctaaccaattaaacatactgttaactaattaaaaggggtcaggagtggggagggagcactCCCACCTGGCTGGAGCAACCCACCTATCCGCCACTGGGCTGCAACGCCCCCTTTTCCcaacaggcagaggctgctccagtccagccacaGCAGCCTTCGCCTGTGGGTCTCCCACCTCTTGCTACTGGCAGATGCTGCTCTGGTATCCCGATCAGAGCAGCCGCCATCTGCAGGATGCCCAGACCTGTCATGGACAGAGGTTGATctgatgccagagcagcccctgcctgaagCAGGCGAGTTGCTGCTCTAGCCTCACTTGTTAACCTTAACCAGAAAGCCTCACCCACATTCAACTCTGTTTCAACATCTGTTTATAAATAAGGTTACTACCTTTTACTTGCTTTTCAACTTGCATGAAATGGAGGTACAAGGAAATTGTATGGATATAAGAACAAATGGACATAAggtggctattaggaagtttagacttgagattagacgaaggtttctaaccattagaggagtaaggttctggaacagccttccaagggaagtagtgggggcaaaagatctatctggtttcaagattaaactagatgggtttatgaagaggatggtttgatgagataacatgttctaggtaactaattgaccattcattatcagtgggaaataggtcaatcgagggatgataggagttactagagagaactttctgggtgtctggctggtgagtcttgcccacatgctcagggtttagctgatcgccatatttggggtcaggaaggaattttcctccagggtagattggcagaggccctggaggtttttcaccttgctctgtagcatggggtacagatcacagctggaggattctctgcatcttggggtcttcaaagtatttgaaggcttcaatatctgagatataggtgagaggattattctaggaagggtgggtgagattctgtggcctgcactgtgcaggaggtcagactagatgatcataatggtcccttctgaccttaaagtctatgaaattAAGTGACCTAAGCAGGTAAGTGGCATAAATCTGTATTCAACTAGATTATTCATTAAGAAGATTGTATCACATACTCAGAAGTTGTAAAATCTattgggaaaaaataaataaataaatccaagcTTCTTTGGCTTATATCACAGGTTTTTTGCAATCTCAGCTTTGTTTGGTATAGATGACCCTTGTGCAAGGTAATGCATAGATGTGATATCATTCCCTCATATACAAGTGTCTAATATAGCAACACCCTTACTGTAGCTGAGATTGGGATAGGAGCAATGCATATACATGAGATGGGGAAGATGAGTTAACCTTGCCTATCACACAGGATTTTAAATTAAGGATAGCTCCACTTTAAACAAACAAGCAGCAGGAAGAGCCCAAATCAGGCTTACTTTTTTCAGTTTATGTAGCATATAGATTAATCTAACACATAAATTCACCCTGTTCCTGTTTCCAAGGAGAAAACTAGATTTAGAGATATGCTTAGCAGTTATCACTCCTTCCAAATTCTGTTTAGTTCATATGAAATCTTAAGTCTTTTATTTCTAGATATCAGAGTTAATATAGAGAGACATTGCCATTGTGAGGAGTTTCAAAATCCAACAATCCTCTTTTCCTGATTTTGATATTGGTCCATTGCATGTATTTACATCCACTCTACTTGGTGGATGTGGCTACACAAAGAAACAACTAAATCaatgtttttccagaaatacttggGCCAGTTCCAGCCTATTcagaagcactttttaaaaaacagtgtttTAAATAACAGTGTTTCCTAGGAAGAAGGAGCTTTTCTGTGAAGATGTCAGCTTTCCCTAATGCACAGAGGATTTCCTGGAGGATAAacagaattttcaaaagaaaCATATTTCTGCACTGAATGCCATCCCAGCCGTGCTGAGTGTGCACAGGAGGGGTGCTGACCATTAGGGATGTTCTATACTGTACTGTGAAAGTGAATAATCTGTAACTGAacaaaattttagcagttacatgaatATTCAATTGTGCCCAGGGCCAAGACCAGCAGCCAgcgcactcccagccccactcctggggagccccctgctactccatgctgctgtctatgtatcagaggcagcagtgtggagtggcaggtagagccggtctgcgaggggagccagtttaaacattttaaactagctcccccaAACACTGGTTCctacctgcctcctccctccgctgcctctgtggTAGGCAGcaaaggagagaggcagctccCCACGCGTATCAGCTCCCACCTTGCCCAttattgcctctgtatctgaggcaccAACGCGGGGAAGTGGAGCAGGTGGCTGCATGGGATTCAGTGCTCACGGGCAACGGTTCCCACTTCTCccaccccacactctctctgatacaggcagcaagagGGGCGAGGAGTGCCTGTAGTTGACAGGATTTATTGATAAggccaggcttattggttaatcatgtagttgattacacattgacatccctactgacCATAAACCAGCAGgagtcaattattttttgtcaacGTCTAAATTTCTCTGTCAAGGTATACTCAAGGTCCAGACCccagaaaaacattttttcataCTACAATAACAATAATGGTAATTGTAATGAAATTAAAAGATTGTTGCAGtctgttcaaaagcatctggTAGTCTGGATTTGACCCACTGTCCACCTATTAATTACCCCTGTCATAAACCTGATTAGTAAGACCATTCAGCAGCTATATCTGGGTTTTATTCAATTTTACATTTCCCCTTTGCTTTCATATTTGGAGAGAATTTTTACAATGGGAATAATTGTGTTTTGATGAAAACAGGAGACTTCTGCAAGGTTTTGCAAAGTTACAACAACAGATCTTTGCTCCACTCACCTATGAGTTTTTAAGTGATATTTGAAGTGAGCTGGCCACACAAATGTCCGATCACAGCCCTCAACTGTGCACTTCAGCTTCTTCTCTACACGGGACAGGTGAGGGATGGGGCTTGAATCTTTTGTCTGCCCATCTCCTGAGCAAAGATGAACACTCTCACCTAGAATAGGACAGAAAAAAAACTTGTCAATGTCCACAGTGGAGATAGATACCCATATAAAAAAGAGACAGGATAACCCCAGTACAATCTAGGCCTATAAACTAGATGTGTTCCTGGGTACTGTGTATTTACCTCATCCTACAAAGTAGATACTGCTACCCATCCCAAGTGAGATGCCACATACATAtctagggtttgtctagactacatggctccgtaaatggagccatatagatgagtttactagacatagcaaaatgaagtggcaatttaaataatcgctgcttcatttacatcagcatggccgctgcactgtgccgatcagctgattgtcctcagattctgtaagcctcattgcatgaggcataaaggatctgatgacaaagggtacTGGGGTCAGTTGATtccctgtctagactaccgcgctgtgccgacaatcagatgattggcacagtgtggtggccattttgatgcaaatgaagcagcgattatttaaatcgctgctttgttttgctatgtctagtaaattcatctacacggctccattgacggagccgtgtagtctagacacaccctagctgtCTTCCCAACCCTATAAACTATTTCCTGCAAGGTACCATATTATATCAGCTAACTTCAGATCAGAATAAGGATAGGAAGTATGATATACTAAAAGGTCAGAGATTATCAACTAAAATAATAATATTAGGATATGTCAATTATCCAAATATTGAAGTCAAGTGTCACCTCTGGATTCAGTCAGGATAAGCAATTGTTCAACACCTTAAATGATGACTTCTTGGTACAGCTAGTTCTAAAGCACAGAAGAGGACTTAAtttgattattttaatataattgtaGTTAAGTCACTAAGTGATCACAATATAAGTATTAGTTCAAACAGATCTCCATCAGAAAACTGATTACCAAACCTATTTAAACCACTAGAAAGGCATATAAAATAAAGCAGGCAATATGAAAAAAGGACTCTGTGATTAAAAGGTAATTTGAAGAACAAACAGCTGTAGATAAAAATGAAACAACATAAAAAGATTCTTTAAGCAAATCAGACACAGGAAGCCTACAAAAGCATTGGGTCTATTGGATTAttagaaaataaaggaaaataagaacactGCAAATAAATTAAGTGATTGtcttgcatcagtcttcactacAGAAGATTTTGGGGAGATACCTTTGGGGGTAAGtattaacagggctcgacaaatcgctgtttctactcgcccgtggcgagtagatttcagccagttgcctTGTTCACCGGCGGCGtgtgcatgcgcaatgcgggtcttgcgcatgcgcagtgcggggctggtgagtagatttcgccgccatttgtcaagccctgggcaTTACAGTTGAAGAACTTCTTTGAGCTCAAACTATTGAACACAGTTTCCTAGAAAATTAAACATGTATGTTTTTAGCTCAGATACTGAAACCTTGCTCTAACAGAAAAACTCAATACAGCCTGAACTCGAGAGATGCTAACAATGCCGCTATCATGATTTTGTCTAGATTATAAACTATCTTGCAATCACATAGAACAAACAACTGAAGCTAAATAGTTATTTTTCACAGAAGCTTAAACCTTTAAGATAACAAGAGAACATCTCCTACCATTATTGCTTGCTTTGGCATTCTTTGCAAGCTGTGCTCGAGTGGCAGCAATCAAACTGTCATGGGCCAATTCCTGCACTCGTAGGAACCATGGGGTACTGCTATCTGTGCTGTCATGGGACAGAAAGTCATTCCCAGAATCCTCTGCTTCATCCTGAACAAACACCAGGTGTTCTGCAGGACAACCCAGGCCTGGAAGAGATGGCAACTCCATGAGACAAAGTCAATGAGAGGGGACTCTCTTGCTTCTCAGAGGCTTATATTCATGGTATATGTAGAATAGCTGCACTATGCCTCCAATAAACTCTGCATTATGAGAAGCTGCTGAGAGTTATGTGCTCCTGAATAACATCCATCGACATGGAGAAAATGTCATATTTCCCCATCGTAAGCAGCTGGGACAAAGATGCATTTGTATATCCTGTATTCTACAATCTGAAAAAGATCCAGCCAGATTACAAGGGAAATTACCTGCTCTTGTTAGATTGAGGAGAATAAAGGAAGTGCTGTCATTGGGCTGGAGGTCTTGCAATAAGCTGGAAGGTTCTGGACTTGACAGGAGCTCAGATGGTTTCTGTACAGTCTGTGCTCTCGTCTCCTCACCGTCAGGGCCTACATTTACCTGGAGGCTTCTCAAGACAGCAGATGAAGGAACATCTTTGGAGGAGTTAGCATGATTTGGAGAATCATCTAGTGAAGAGAATGAGATCATAGACCTCTAAGTAGCAAAGCTCCCTCATTAATAGGAATTTCCTATTAACTCTTCTGAAACTAACCCTCCACCTCCAGGATCCCTTCTTATCAAGCAGGGACAACATCCTGCAGTGGCACATTAAAGCCAGTTATATGAACAGCACTCCCACACAAACCTGTACCATAGATTTTACCTGGCAACATCAGCCTGTTGCATTCTGAGGTCTCAGTAACAGGAAGCAGGGAGAGACAGGTGATGCTTTTAGGTTCTGATTCCACCAGCCCTCGCCCAAGTGGAATAGATGTATTCTGAACAAACTGAACCAGCAGCTGAAAAAGAGAGGATCTTGAAAATAGCATTCAGCAAAGAGCAAATCTGTCTATAGCACAAGGTTCCAAAGAGATAACAAAAGACATTGAGTTAGGCTTCCTCTACCTTGTAATACAGAGGGAAAGTGGGATTGGGTtctgtgaagtcaatggaagtcttcCCACTTCAATTGGAGCTGGATTGAGTCCAGAATTGAAAATATTAGCCCATCTTCAACtatttcattatatttttaatctttatttttctttaaaaatgcaacAACAGTAAGTGTTGTgctcatcagatgaagtgggctttacccacaaaagctcatgatacttatacattttgtgagtctctaaggtgccacaggactactcattgtctttgaagttacagactaacacaacaacCCCTCTGATTGTGACAATTACAGTGACTGATCACACAGAAAAGTCACATTAAGAAGATATGTAATTCCTTTTTAGTTTCTTTTAATGCAATTTGGTAGATGAAACTAACAGGGAGAAACAAGCACAATGTGGGTAGCCAGTAGTCTGGGGACAAAGATTTGGGAACTTCTAGAATAACCCAAACTCCCAGAATCTAATAGTGTTAATCTGATTAGAGAGAGAAGTTGGtacaacaatttaaaaaaagaaaaataagagaaAAGGTGAACATTTATTCTCATCAactgttattttattaaaaaaatggcTGATGATTCTTTGTTCAAACTAAAAAAAAGTCACAGTATTATAAACCACTGAACATGTTTGACTACaacagaaaatattctacagtctTAAATACAGAGGGCGTTATCATCTGCTATGTTTAAGTAATTTCTCAACATTACCATCTAAATGGTAAACTGCATCTTCTGCTGAACTTAAATGTTGGAACATGAAACAAAAATCAAGTCCAGAACTGAACCCAGTTGCAAGCTGCTTACCTCTGGTTTGGATTCTAACTCATCCGATAACATTTGAATCAAGTTTCTGATTCCTGCAGCTGTCCTGGGCAAGGAACAAATTTAGCATTCAGAGTGAACAGCCCCCTCTAATTATTCTCATAGTCTCCTAGCCTTAAAGTAGAGCAGTCTTCCTGTAAGTAGCTGTGCTAGGAGGATATTCAATTTAACCTACAATAAATAAGAGAATGGAAGTGTAAGCAACAGAGACCTATCACTCTGAAATCAAAGCAAAAAAATGTATGGGTATTGTTAAGGAATACAAAATACTCTCAATATGGAGGTCTCTCCTTTTTTCGCAGTTGTTTCTTGCTCACCTTGGAGTTTATGGTAGTATCACAATGGTATCCTAATGTTAACAAAACCAACTAAAAGTGGAATTAAATTTGATAAAAGAAAACTAGTTTCCGTGCCTCCATTCTATTATCTAATGTAAGACTACACAGAATTTAAAAGACAGTACTTTTAGTTGCTTATATACAGAGAAGCATTGCCAGGCCATTCTTCAGGCGTTATTGCAAACATCTGGACTTATTCAGATTGTTAGTGAATGAAAGTTCATAGCCAAAGACCCATAATCAAGAAAGCTCTGCCCACTTGTTCCTCAAGTAATCTGCTTTCT encodes the following:
- the ZNF410 gene encoding zinc finger protein 410; this encodes MLSDELESKPELLVQFVQNTSIPLGRGLVESEPKSITCLSLLPVTETSECNRLMLPDDSPNHANSSKDVPSSAVLRSLQVNVGPDGEETRAQTVQKPSELLSSPEPSSLLQDLQPNDSTSFILLNLTRAGLGCPAEHLVFVQDEAEDSGNDFLSHDSTDSSTPWFLRVQELAHDSLIAATRAQLAKNAKASNNGESVHLCSGDGQTKDSSPIPHLSRVEKKLKCTVEGCDRTFVWPAHFKYHLKTHRNDRSFTCPAEGCGKSFYVLQRLKVHMRTHNGEKPFVCTEVGCGKQFTTAGNLKNHLRIHTGEKPFLCEAQGCGRSFAEYSSLRKHLVVHSGVKPHQCHICGKTFSQSGSRNVHMRKHHSRIGAAGSREREQPELLMGSSLLEEAAVHSKNLISMNSQPRLSVESLHLPDTESIIGVEEEVLAEATPGTLQSASDVVLPQSHHLVTMSAGRHSYGVSALLQ